The following nucleotide sequence is from Salvia miltiorrhiza cultivar Shanhuang (shh) chromosome 7, IMPLAD_Smil_shh, whole genome shotgun sequence.
aaattgatattttgaaaaggcaaaaaaaaaaagatagtataaattaaaaaaaattaaatgaaaataaaaataaaaataaaaataaaaatagaaaagatgaaaaatagatttattcaaaaaaatatgagagaggagagagaatgttttaaaattttaatcttcaaataaataaaaaatttacattttaaatcaattatttatataaaatatatcaaattaaaactataatcatgatctttaatttgatatgcctattaaatattttatacttagtcAAGGGAAAATTCATGACGAAGTATCAGTTAACAAGTAAGAAGAAAGGATGTTGATGATCTACACAACTAAAGAATTCACTCAACTAAACAAAGTGTACAAAGATAAGCAAGGAAGTCACCCAGCTGAATGTAAGATAATTGATATAGCTACCCTAGAGTAACCATCTTCAAAGATGCTGAAGGTGCTTTGCTGAACCGTAAAAGTCTGACACCAAATCCACAAACAATCCAAAGGTTCAGAAATTGTGTACGATGTTGCAGATATGTGATCTCACCTACTACCAACTAGGGGTAAGTAAAATTGAACCAGAATCGCcaaaccggaccgaaccgatcgGTTCGGAACGGTCCAACAGACGATTCGGTCTGGGGCGGTTCAAAATTTAGGAACCGAAACTCTGTTGGTTCAGTTACGGTTCCGGGCTACCCAAACTCGTCAAAACAGAACCGACCCgctataattaataaatactccctccgtcccagcttttagtatccaactttccttttttggccgtccacattttagtatccatttctatttttggtaaaaataAGTGGGGCCcctactccactttaattattttaactctcacataaaatgtgggactcttgttccactcacaacacatcaatcactttattaaaactcgtgccgttctcaactggataccaaaagccgggacggagggagtatatttttgttaatgctattaataatttaagggttaattgtccataaaatactaaactttcatccaattctgGTTTAGCACACAAACTTTAAACtgtggcgtgataattactaaacttttgattttatctgattttgctactaatccaaatttcgGCCAAATTCTAGTTTAAGGAAGTGAgccttttaaatttttactcttTATTCTTGTGTGACAATAAgttggcaaaataatattttttatttaattttttattaataaaaaataacacaaagaaAATAACGCACATTATCAATAActaaatatatcaaatcaaataataataattttttagttgagttaattaattgaataaattcaataatggTAAGGAAATTCCAAGAAAGTAAATTTAGGTCGTTAAAATAAGAAGCATTGGATGAAATTGTGTTTAAGGGATGAATCCCCTTATGTTCGGCGCCCAAAAAGTCAAACGAGTTGATTAATTTGATTTGTAGTGCATGTTATTTGCATGAAAAAATTCGAAGAAAGcaaatttgagttattttttttgtgttctttttttaattttttaatttgatttgatatattaatttattgataattaaaatattttttggctGATACACTTACATTCGAAGAATCCCCTTACTATGATTGAATTTATtcgaataattaatttaattaaaaaaaatattattatttgagttgatatattaagtcactgacaatttgagttatttgctttctgttctttttttattgataaaaatttaaataaaaaatattattttgccaacTAATATTGCCATGCAAGAATAAATACACCACGTCAAATATTGACAGGCCATATTAGCCTGAAATTTGGCCGGAATTtgaattagtagcaaaatcagataaaatcaaaagtttagtaattatcatgCCACAATTCAAAGTTTGTATGTAAAATcagaattggatgaaagttcagtattttatgggcaattaacctaTAATTTAACTATGATGCCCGAGACAGAAGTAAAGAGTGATCGTCGGTGCACAAGGCATGGACAAAGAACGGCTCCTATAAGTGCTTCGAAACGGAGAAGAACATGAACGAACGAAAACacaagaaagagagagatttcAAGAATATGTAGGTGTGAGATTGCATATTTGAGTAAGCTTAAATGATTAGATTGGTGCTACTCATACTAATAAGAtacatcttcttttctggtgaccACATGGAAGAAACTttaaggttaagcgtgcttggcttggagcaattccaggatgggtgacccctTGGGAAGTTTCTCGGGGAGCTTGCGAGTGAGAataaaacacgctagaaaagactcgtgtttGTCTGTGGGTATAGCTGTCAAGTCTGAAGCCGGACTGTTATagttggtatcagagccgtACCTCTCGTAGTATGGTGTGGTTCGAGGACGAACCAAGCGAAAGCTGGTGGGCATGTGGCGCCCGGGGCagaagtacggagtgatcgcaCGGTGCACAAGGCACGTACAAAGACCGGTTCCTATATGCGCTTCGAAGCAAATGGGTACATGAACGAACCGAAACACACCAGAAAGAGAGGGATTTTGAGAACATGTAGGTATGAGACTGAATATTCAAGGAGatcttaaatgatttgattggTGCTACTCATactaacaagatgcatctttttTTCTGGTGACCACAttgaagaaactccaaggttaagcgtgctcgACTTGGAGCAAATGCAGGATAGGTGACCCCCTTGGAAAGTTTCTTGGGGAGCGTatgagtgaggacaaaacacgctagaaaatactcgtgttggtctgtggggataGCCATCAAGTCTGGAGTCGGGCTGTTACATtaactatttttcttttgcaaATCAGCCAAACCTAGTTTTTAATCTACAATTCAAACAGCTGACAGCCACGCCGCACTCAATTCTCAAGCTCTAACCTCTcccctttctttcttttttcctgTTCGACGATGCCTTTCTCGCGGCTCTTCTCCGGCCACGACTCGCACTACCCAACAACCCATTTCTCGTTCTGTAGTTTGAACCCCCGTCCACTCAACCACTGCGTCGCCTTCCACTCAGCCACTGTGTTTGCGACATGAATTTTTTTAGTGAATTTGACAAAATAAGGCTGTGTATGGATTCACGCTGCAGTTTCGAATTCCCCGCTGGGTGAGTTGGAGGTGGGGGTGAGGATCTGGCGACTGAAGAGGCTGTGATGATGTTTCTCTTTTGTTTTCCAAGCTAATGAATTGGGCAAAGAGAGTTTTGAGCCTCATATACATTAGTTTTACATATTTGCCTCTTTCCCTCCAGATCTGAGCATCTTGTACGATTTTAGAGGTGATTTCTTGTGATTTTCAAGTAAATTTTTTAGTTTTCACAAAATCTGTCTCGTATGTTCAGTTTGGACCGAACCGGATCGAAATCGAGGATCGATTTCGGTCAGTTCCGTTTCAATCTCATTCCTAAATTCGGTCCAGGTCGGTCCAATagattttatttctttgattcttgattagatcggttcggttcgaaccAAATGCACACCCCTACTACCAACGAGAAATTTTTCGGTGGAGATACAAAGAATGACATTTTGAGACGAGCTCTCCAATGGCTCTTTATTGACAGCCTCTTATATATATCATGTGGTATAAACACAATCATTATTAAAACTCTACGCAATCAAAATCTACAAGATTCTAAATCTCTCAAGCTTAAGAACATATTTTAGCAAACTTTCAAAGAATGAAATACTTCAACACACACAAGATTTCTAAAGCTATCAAGCTTTTCCCTGAAAAGATCTCATTTACATATCCTTAAAGATTAGGTGATTGTTTCTTGTATATCATAGTCTAGTTTTCCAAGCAATCATTTACATATCCTTAAAGATTAGGTGATTGTTTCTTGTATATCATAGTCTAGTTTTCCAAGCAAATTGATCTAGTTGGTAATGTTCCTATTGTAACAATTTACTCAACCTAGTTAGAAAGACGTTTTCGAAACACATTTCTTAAATATTGGATAGTGTTAGAAGGTACATTGCAAGTAAGCTGCGAAGTATTTGTAGTCTAAAAGTCGAGAGAATTTAAGGACATAATCAATGAACCCGTTAATCGATCTAAGGTTACGCGATTGATCGATTGGCTTGCAATACAAGGAATTCTATTGAAATTGGATTCTCTTATTCAAGCAGGATCGTGGATATAGGAGTAGTTGTACTGATTCACGTTAAATCGTTTATGTGTTGTACTTTTCAGTTTGATTaactatttatttatctatcatATATTCACCATATTTACAATGcatatttctcttctcttctctaaGTAAACCTGACTAATGTGTAAAGCTGATTATTTCTTTCGAaaggattttcaatttttatgtgAGTAAACAAACTATTGAATTCCGCAACTACAACAAGATACTAGTTCAACTTATAAACTTTTCAACTATTAGTAAAATTGCTAATTGATTCCAAACTCCGATAGTGTTTAACCATTTTCAGACAATAACGTTATTTGGATTCAGACAACTCACAACTAGTGTGATGATCTTGTGTTACATGAGAAGTTAGTTTATCTACTAACTTATATGTTGTGTCTCAAACTTCAAGTACAAAAAGTTGTTAACTAGTGCATCACCCACATACACCATAATATACTCACTTGGGACCAATAAAAACGACATTGTTTCCTTTTAAGTGAGAGGACGTCGTTTTATTTGGTCGTTCAGTGTTTCCAGCGTATCAATCTCGATGGTCACGTCAAATTAAAATTAGGGCAAACCAATGATCAGACccaaattagaaaataaaaagtaaaaataaaaagttatgtATCCTGAGGGGGGGAAAAAAGCTCAAGTGCAATTAACCATTTTACTTGGTCGTCTAGTGTGTCCAACATGTCATTTCTGATGGCCACGTCAGGCTAAAATTAGGAAAAACCAACGACCGgaccaaaatcataaaaaaaaatgaaaggttaAGTATcctaagcaaaaaaaaaattaggtgtTGTTCTCGAAATTCTGGAAACGTTTTGAAATTGTAACTtctttcaaagttcgtgtattttttggtcaTAACCCTTTTGAATTTACGTACAGTCAATACTAATAACGATGAGATGAAAAATGACATCTAAAAAATACTtacttttaagaaaaatgtatgcTCGATACACAGAGATTGAACATGTCgagcattaatttatttatcgcAAATGCATTAATAATGCTCGACATactcaatcaaaatttaaataaggcTAAATATATCATTTCAAGCTCAAGATGAGTAGCTTTCATTCATACTCACTTTGTACACGATATCGttctatttttgtcattttggtccgtTCATAATATCATTTTCAATTCTATTCATAGAAGTAGGGTCTACATAACACTTTATTTTCTTCCACACATTTATAGTGGGATCCAAACTTCACTCACACCAATACCCACTATCATCAATTACTATtcactattttcttaaaacatgtATCATCCATAACATGAAAATGATATCTTGAACGGAGAAATAATagatactctctccatcccatgaagcatgacctagttcttttcggcacgagaattaagaaattggtaatttgtgtgttaagtgtgctaggtgaaaaaatgaataaagggtaaattttttgccattttcagaaacaggtcaagctttaCGGGataaaccaaaaaggaaattgtgtcatgcttcgtgggatagagagagtattttttattttttaaaagctACCattaactaataataataataattgtaggATTCTGATACCTAACAAGCAATCTCTTACACTTTACTGGCACGAACTTGGATGCGCAATAGCTTAAAGTTAAGTTAGCATCATCTTGAATGACCAAATTATCTTTAATTAACGTGGCTAACTAGGTTGAGTAAACTAATCATATGATTTTATTGAAGTATGCACGTGGTTGGTGATCTTCATATATGTCGTCAtgtgctttaattaattatgaagtGGTCCAGTTCGTAACATTCTTCCCGTTTCATATGGAGTttcatttcatttaaatttaatataccaaacaataaaataaaatactcccttcatccaccAATTCGTCTTTTAGGAAAgggacacagattttaagaaagaATATTATTTATTTGCTGAATGGAGAAGGGGGgcaccatttaaaaaaaataatttatttattaagaaaatagttattaaaaatgggtaggacacgaattagtggacggaccaaaatgaaaATTAAGTCTCGAATTGGTGGATGAAGATAGTACTACATAAGTTCaataaaatcatcaaattaCATATAAAccttaaaaataattgaaatactGAACTCGATAAAGTAGATTTAATTCTACCAACTTTATTCAGTTACTATTATTCGCAATCATCTATTGGAATATTTACCCTACAAAACTTGATACACACCAGTGACCACGCATACAAATACAATATTGATTGAGGTTTGAAAGACTTCAAAATCGTCTTTtccgtatttttttttatcatggcCGACATTTAATTTTTGTGGTTcagaaattttcattttaattaaatactacATAATTAGACATTGCTCATAAATCCTTTTGTATTGgtctaattattattattattattattattattattattattattattattattattattattattattattattattattatatcaatCCAATCTGatattaaatactcccttcgttcacAAAGAATGTGTGGTAAAGTGGAGatcacgaattttaataaaaaaaattaaaagatgtgattttagtgttaTAGGATAGTATTGGGtccaccaaattgtaaaagtaaagggtgagtattttataaatattgagtgAAAATGAGATTTAAAGTATAAAGGAagttctaaaaaagaaaaacacaccATTTTTATGAacgaacaaaaataataataaacacaTAATCTTTGTGAACAGATGGAGCATACATATAGACATTGCTAATAAATTCGACATATTAATCCTTTTAAGTCTACTTATTCATTAAATAGATTTTCATTTTCGATTTACTTTAactgctcgtttggttcaagtagagaaatgaaaagataatgaaatcaaataaaggagtggaatggtaacaataaccattacttttattgagtgtttggtttaacaatggaaatgagtCATTAGCAAGGGATTCCCTTTTTTtatttcccctctattttgatgggtaacaaattgggtgattgtgttaccctcaagtaagggtaatggttaactcattacaCAAACAGAACAACAagtaattaattcaattaattgaatctctttccaacctctaaaaacactcaatcaaacATAGGCTAAGTACATATACCACAtgtcatatatacatatataggaattactataaatatatgtatatatagaaattactataaatgaaaattttgaaatccgTACCCAAATATCTAACCCTCATAATAGGTAGAAATACCACTAAACTCTAAACTTACATTAGCTATTAGGTCCTCCGTCCTCAATATATTTGCCACATTTTGGATgatacggattttaataaaatgtgtgacaatttttttgtggacggaccaaaaagtaAATTGTGGCAAATTTATCGTGGACTGAGGGATTATTTAGGTGTGCACATAATACTCGAAAATCGAATATTTGTtcttaattaaatcaaaatttaaaatttgtcatGTGCTTCTATTCACATCGTATCTTGTTTGTATTCGGCGTGTGCGTTTGTTTTCCTATTGTgtgtgttatttttattttttctatatcaTGTATTTATGGTTAGTGAGTTTACGTGGGTCACGTGTaatgtaaatatatgaaaattttcagtACATGTTACTATGTTGGTACTATTCAAAATAAGAATAGAAAGATATTTTATggatggataaaaaaaatagaaaatgtcAGGTGGAAAAAGGAAGTATCTAAGAAATTCGCATTTGCCGTTTCGGGAAAAAAGAGGCGTGCGTACCTGGAAATCTTTGTTGACGATCATCCCGACGGTGCAAAAGGCGGTGGCGAAGAAGCACATGACCAACTGAATCTCCATGACGAGGGTGTAGGTGAGCGGCTGGTTGGCCCGCTTGTACGTGAGCTCTATGAGCGGCAGGATGAGGCCGTAGAGCCCCGCCGCCAGCAGCGTCAGGAAAAACCCCATCAAATACTCCCTATTCGACTCCCCCTCGGGGCGGTCGCCGCTCGTGTGGAGCCCCAGCACCACCGCCCCCAGCGTCAGCAGCACCACCGAGTTCACAGTGTACGCCGTGAACCGCTGCCGCACCAGCACGAACGCGAACGCCGCCGTGAACGCCAGCTGCGTCGCGATGAGCAGCGACGACGTCGACACCGGCAGCCTCGCCACGCCGTACGCGAACATGTAGTCGTCCAGGCCCGTCATCGTCCCgatcaccgccgccgccgcgaaCACGCGCGGCCGCATGAAGAAGAGCCGCGTATCCGTGCCGCGGCGGCGCGTGTAGGCCACGAGGAGCGGGATGAGGGTGACGGGCCAGCCGCCGGTCTCGAGCCAGCTGGAGAACCAGATCCGCTTGCCGCCGCGGACGAAGTAGAGGCGCATGATGAGGGGCCCGCCGCAGTTGCCGACGGCGAGTATGAGGCAGTTGATTATCAGATAAACCTTTTTCATGGCGGCGGCGCTGCTGCTTTGGTTCTCTTCCATTTTATAAATACTGCAGTTTGTTTACTTTCTTTTCCGTTAATAATTCTCCCTTTTTATAGGGGAAATATATTTTCCTGTTGAATGATTACCTCAATCTCGGGGATCTGGAGACTCGGACAATTGTAGTATAGAGGTTTTCTATACTACCCAACTCCTCCAAAATACATttcaaaactacccactttttTGAGCTAATTTAGTCCATGACCATTTcatttgtttattattatttgagttgCTACCTTTGTTGTGTACTGTCAGACAAGTACACCAATTATTGGTTATTGGTACTTTGAGTGatattgttttccgtgttttgTCCACTGATTGGAAAATGTTGTGACATGTATCTTTGCgcatttaattatttctttccGGAATTTAGTGCGCATAGTCCATATTTGCgcatttaattatttctttccGGAATTTAGTGCGCATAGTCCATATTTGCGCATTTAATTATTTGGTATATGGTATACCAaatacaataaatctatgcagccacaatgtggctacccacacactaatataataagaataatattgatttatttaatttatttttttaaataaaaataggatttagttattttattatattctctacattgtacttatttttttaatttttttttgcattttttattttttatttatttttaataaaaataaaaaagttaccaaaaaattgcaaaaaaataactataatgtagagaatatgataaaataactaaatcttatttttattttaaaaaataaattaaataaattaaattattttctacttaagtaaattgtgggtagccacaatgtggctgtttagcatctACCAAATATATATCTATGCGCATGAATTTGGTATATATGCGCAGGAAATTTAGTGCGCATTTAGTGCGCATTTAATTAGATAGTCTCCATTTCATTCATTATGCGCATTTAATTAGAGATCTATGCGCAGGAAATTAATTGTGGGATCCACTTTAAtctacactttttcttaaattgAGAAcaccttaattaattataagtaAGTGATGActatatattagtattaaaatACGTCTTTTACTCAATCTAATTTAATTGTGGGATCCACCTTAATCTACGCCTTTTAATTAAGATATCTAATTTAattagatactccctccgtccactaattgttgtcCTAGGTGAAGTGTAATTTACACTTCACCTAGgacaacaattagtggacggagggagtatcttaattaaaatatactaaTGTAAGGATCTTGagaaaacaatatatatatgaattttgatataatttgtaattttttattaataattatctATATACTATATTGAAAATGgagtttttaatttcaaattgatttcaaatccattgcaaatcaatttcaaaattgagtggcaattttgtagatagaataaaattgaaggtttatttataagctatacatcttttcataatatcaaattttataagtataaattattttctatttttatttttttaatattcaattcaatatatatttaattaaaattaatttttattatattcctgagtatgataattgaattagtattaatttttatataaaaaaaataaaggaaaattcATGGTGTATGCGCAATAAGGTAAAGGAAAATTGAGAAATTGATGATGTATGCGCAACAAGCTATGCGCAGTGCAGAAGGGGGTCAACTTTGCGCCATTTAATTAGATCTATGCGCATGAGAGATTGATGATGTATGCGCAACAAGCTATGCGCAGTGCAGAAGGGGGTCAACTTTGCGCCATTTAATTAGATCTTTGCgccatttaattatatatggtaTACCAAATTGGTATATATGCGCATGAATTTGGTATATGGTATACCAAATTTAGATCTATGCGCATGAATTTGGTATATATGCGCAAGAAATTTAGTGCGCATTTAGTGCGCATTTAATTAGATCTATGCGCATTTAATTAGATCTATgcgcaattttaatttttattctgtTTCACGTGGAAATATGGTATAGCTGTAAGGGTAATGGTAGATTTCATGTGAACGATTTGTCAACATCAAGAAGGTACACTTAGTTCACGGAAAATTATTTCATACGATGAACGTACACTTAGTTCACGGGAAATTATTCGATACGATGATATTTGGTTTGTTGGTGGGCAGGGAACACAAATAATTGTGAAACCTTGTAAATGAACAAAAAAATGTCGTGGAGAGCTGGAGAACTCACAAATTGAAAGTTTCTTTGCCCCAAGATCTAGGAACTGAAGCGAGCTACAAGAGGTTCATATTTCTCATATGTAGATtattatgtaatatttaattGCTACATTATgcactatttttaattttattgagtGTAATCATGAAATGAAACTTAgtttagatttattaattattattatgcatCTATGTATGCGTAATACATTATGTtgctaaattaatttttttagatgTAAAAAAATTGGTGTATCGTAGATGATAATTTGTATTATATGATATATCATCATGAAAAATTTGTTgtttaaaattatcaaaaagaTCAACGAGAAACGACACTTTCACATGAGACTGACCACAACTAAATCTTCTAAACACTTCCACTTCATCCAAATTATGATTACGTGACATATCATAATTAAGATCACCAAATTGAAGACCGGTCACTAAAGCATAATCCCTCCTCGATAAATAAACCTTAGTATTATTCAATTTAAAACAGAGATCATTATTATCTGATTTTATTTGGCGGGATACCACATGATGCACGGCCATTGCACATTTCGGACCAGGATTCCAATCCAAAAAATGTCCAAAACAACCCCCTATAAATCTATCTAATAACTGTTGACCACCTTTTTTCTTCAAAACAGATTCTACCTTGCTAAGatactttattttataatatgtgCCAACGTCCCACGTTGAATTAATTGTGTCCTCTCTCAAAAAAACAGGATGACCCTGTAACAACAggtaaataattattaaaattcaaCCAAAACAATGCAAATATCAAACAATGAGTCCAACTATGCGCATGTAATTTGCATACTATGAGTCCATCTATGCGCAAATTATATACTACTTTGCGCACAAAATCTTTTAGCGCATACTAACAATtccaaaatatattttctttcaCAATAAACAAACAAATATAGACGTAACACTAAATTGATAACAATAGGGGCCAAGAATTAGGGCAACTTTCATTTAGGGCGAAAATTAGGGGGGcaaaattttttcaaaatttcgaAAAAATAATACCAAATTAGGGGGGCAAAATTTTTTCAAGATTGGGCGAGCGAAAAACCTCTAAATCAGGTAACAACACCAAAGCATAAAAATTGGAATTTCAATCTTAAATAATCTAAGTtacataagaaaataaattgagCACCAACAAACATATACTCCAAACAAAATAggataaatattaaaaaaaaattcagaaaaaccAAACCTCATTCGGTTGGTCCATCTTCTCCGGCGCCGGCGGCCAATTTAcggtgaaaataaa
It contains:
- the LOC130992425 gene encoding purine permease 3-like — translated: MEENQSSSAAAMKKVYLIINCLILAVGNCGGPLIMRLYFVRGGKRIWFSSWLETGGWPVTLIPLLVAYTRRRGTDTRLFFMRPRVFAAAAVIGTMTGLDDYMFAYGVARLPVSTSSLLIATQLAFTAAFAFVLVRQRFTAYTVNSVVLLTLGAVVLGLHTSGDRPEGESNREYLMGFFLTLLAAGLYGLILPLIELTYKRANQPLTYTLVMEIQLVMCFFATAFCTVGMIVNKDFQAISREAKAFELGETRYYVVAVCSAIIWQCFFLGAIGVIYYSSSLLSGIVITVLLPATEVLAVIFYHERFQAEKGISLFLSLWGFVSYFYGDIKHNKKKMKNKNNHINLDNNGQTAETQLVDQTHIP